From the Streptomyces pluripotens genome, one window contains:
- the sucB gene encoding 2-oxoglutarate dehydrogenase, E2 component, dihydrolipoamide succinyltransferase: MAVSVTLPALGESVTEGTVTRWLKAEGERIEADEPLLEVSTDKVDTEIPSPASGVLASIKVAEDETVEVGAELAVIDDGSGAPAATAAPAAAEAPAAEPAPVAPAPVAPAGGAAGTDVVLPALGESVTEGTVTRWLKSVGDSVDADEPLLEVSTDKVDTEIPSPVSGVLLEIVVGEDETAEIGAKLAVVGVPGAAPAPAAPAPTPAPAAPAPTPAPAAPAPTPAPAAPAAPAAPAPTPAPAPAPAPQVAPPAPVAPAPVTPAPAAQATDEGAYVTPLVRKLAAENGVDLATVKGTGVGGRIRKQDVIAAAEAAKAAAAPTAAPAAAPAAAKAPALEVSPLRGQTVKMTRIRKVIGDNMVKALHEQAQLSSVVEVDVTRLMKLRAKAKDTFAAREGVKLSPMPFFVKAAAQALKAHPVINARINEAEGTITYFDTENIGIAVDSEKGLMTPVIKHAGDLNIAGIAKATAELAGKVRANKITPDELSGATFTISNTGSRGALFDTIIVPPGQVAILGIGATVKRPAVIETEEGTVIGVRDMTYLTLSYDHRLVDGADAARYLSAVKAILEAGEFEVELGL; encoded by the coding sequence ATGGCGGTTTCCGTAACCCTTCCGGCGCTCGGTGAGAGCGTCACCGAGGGCACTGTCACCCGCTGGCTGAAGGCCGAGGGCGAGCGCATCGAGGCCGACGAGCCGCTGCTGGAGGTCTCGACCGACAAGGTCGACACCGAGATCCCCTCACCCGCGTCCGGCGTGCTGGCCTCCATCAAGGTCGCCGAGGACGAGACCGTCGAGGTCGGCGCCGAACTGGCCGTCATCGACGACGGCTCCGGGGCTCCCGCAGCCACTGCGGCCCCCGCCGCGGCCGAAGCTCCGGCCGCCGAGCCCGCCCCGGTCGCCCCGGCCCCGGTCGCACCGGCTGGTGGCGCCGCGGGCACGGACGTGGTCCTGCCCGCGCTCGGTGAGTCCGTCACCGAGGGCACCGTGACCCGCTGGCTGAAGTCGGTGGGCGACTCCGTCGACGCCGACGAGCCGCTGCTGGAGGTCTCGACCGACAAGGTCGACACCGAGATCCCCTCACCCGTCTCGGGCGTGCTGCTGGAGATCGTGGTCGGCGAGGACGAGACCGCCGAGATCGGCGCCAAGCTCGCCGTCGTCGGCGTCCCCGGAGCCGCTCCGGCCCCGGCAGCTCCCGCCCCGACCCCGGCTCCGGCAGCTCCCGCCCCGACCCCGGCTCCGGCAGCTCCCGCCCCGACCCCGGCTCCGGCAGCTCCCGCCGCTCCGGCAGCTCCTGCCCCGACTCCTGCCCCGGCTCCGGCTCCGGCTCCGCAGGTGGCGCCCCCGGCTCCGGTCGCCCCGGCCCCGGTCACACCGGCTCCCGCCGCGCAGGCGACGGATGAGGGCGCCTACGTGACCCCGCTGGTGCGCAAGCTCGCCGCCGAGAACGGTGTCGACCTGGCCACCGTGAAGGGCACCGGCGTCGGCGGCCGCATCCGCAAGCAGGACGTCATCGCTGCGGCCGAGGCCGCGAAGGCCGCTGCGGCTCCGACCGCGGCTCCCGCTGCGGCTCCGGCCGCGGCGAAGGCGCCGGCGCTGGAGGTCTCCCCGCTGCGCGGCCAGACCGTCAAGATGACCCGGATCCGCAAGGTCATCGGCGACAACATGGTCAAGGCGCTGCACGAGCAGGCCCAGCTGTCGTCGGTCGTCGAGGTCGACGTCACCCGGCTGATGAAGCTGCGCGCCAAGGCGAAGGACACCTTCGCGGCCCGTGAGGGCGTCAAGCTCTCCCCGATGCCGTTCTTCGTCAAGGCCGCCGCGCAGGCGCTGAAGGCCCACCCGGTCATCAACGCCAGGATCAACGAGGCCGAGGGCACGATCACCTACTTCGACACCGAGAACATCGGTATCGCGGTGGACTCCGAGAAGGGCCTGATGACCCCGGTCATCAAGCACGCCGGCGACCTCAACATCGCGGGCATCGCCAAGGCCACGGCGGAGCTGGCCGGCAAGGTGCGCGCCAACAAGATCACCCCGGACGAGCTGTCCGGCGCGACCTTCACCATCTCCAACACCGGTTCGCGCGGCGCACTGTTCGACACGATTATCGTGCCGCCGGGCCAGGTCGCGATCCTCGGCATCGGTGCCACGGTCAAGCGTCCGGCCGTCATCGAGACCGAGGAGGGCACGGTCATCGGCGTCCGCGACATGACCTATCTGACCCTCTCCTACGATCACCGCCTGGTGGACGGCGCCGACGCGGCCCGCTACCTGTCGGCGGTCAAGGCGATCCTGGAGGCGGGCGAGTTCGAGGTCGAGCTGGGCCTGTAA
- a CDS encoding GntR family transcriptional regulator, whose amino-acid sequence MTAPVVHSLREQIREHIVEGIVSGRWQPGERIVERRIATELEVSQTPVREALRELESLRLIESAPNKGVRVRNLTAADLEESYPVRAGLEAIAAELAAERLAQDCSALEPHVLALYEADGNADGTAQVRHTVGFHRELVRAADNSVLLHTWEGLGIEVFTALSIRWLGTVQQSYAEEHEELVQAFRRRDPAIAELVKAHVLGCAPRA is encoded by the coding sequence ATGACCGCGCCCGTCGTCCACTCGCTGCGCGAACAGATCCGCGAGCACATCGTGGAGGGAATCGTCAGCGGGCGCTGGCAGCCGGGCGAGCGGATCGTGGAGCGCCGGATCGCGACCGAGTTGGAGGTCAGCCAGACCCCGGTCCGCGAAGCCTTGCGCGAACTGGAGTCGCTGCGGCTGATCGAGTCCGCACCGAACAAGGGCGTCCGGGTACGGAACCTGACCGCCGCCGACCTGGAGGAGAGCTACCCCGTCCGGGCCGGCCTGGAGGCCATAGCGGCGGAGCTGGCGGCGGAGCGGCTGGCGCAGGACTGCTCGGCGCTGGAACCGCACGTACTGGCCCTGTACGAGGCCGACGGCAACGCCGACGGCACCGCCCAGGTGCGCCACACGGTGGGCTTCCACCGCGAGCTGGTCCGTGCGGCGGACAACTCGGTGCTGCTGCACACCTGGGAGGGCCTGGGCATCGAGGTGTTCACGGCCCTGTCCATCCGCTGGCTGGGCACGGTGCAGCAGTCGTACGCGGAGGAGCACGAGGAGTTGGTGCAGGCGTTCAGGCGCCGGGATCCCGCGATCGCGGAGCTGGTCAAGGCACACGTCCTGGGCTGCGCTCCGAGGGCTTGA
- the aceE gene encoding pyruvate dehydrogenase (acetyl-transferring), homodimeric type, producing MTDPHAIQPSELDQLPDRDPEETAEWQASLDAVAREAGPHRAAYLMRRTLERAEAGGIALPKLLETDYVNTIPTSAEPAVPGDPEMEARITAWNRWNAAAMVTRGSKHGVGGHIATFASAAWLYETGFNHFFKGKESPDAAGSGDQLYIQGHASPGIYARAFLDGRLTEQHLDNFRQEAGGNGLPSYPHPRRLPWLWEFPTVSMGLGPLSAIYQARFNRYLTNRGIKDVSASHVWAFLGDGEMDEPESTAALALAAREQLDNLTFVINCNLQRLDGPVRANFKIVQELEAQFRGAGWNVVKTLWGSAWDELFQLDTTGALVRRLRDVPDAQIQTYQTRDAAYIRQDFFGADPALAQMAKLLSDDKIIECFHLSRGGHEVRKVHAAYRAAVEHKGAPTVILAQTVKGHTLGEGFASKNANHQMKKLTVDEFTTMRDLLDLPIKDSDFADGTVPYGHPGADSPEVRYLQERRAALGGPAPARRVHPVAPLPAPAERAFASFDKGSGSQNVATTMAFVRLVKDLVRDKETGRRWVPIVPDEARTFGMESLFPSLGIYSPKGQTYEPVDRDQLMYYKEAKNGQILNEGITEAGSMADFIAASTSYATHGEAMIPFYIFYSMFGWQRTADQMWQLGDQLGRGFLIGATAGRTTLTGEGLQHADGHSPVIAATNPAALTYDPAFAYEIAVIVREGLRRMYGEAKPGEDQNVFYYLTVYNEPLPQPAKPQGLGVDEGIVKGLYRFNTAESAGVSPVANAPRIQLLGSGTAIHWALEAQQLLAEEWGVAADVWSATSWSELRRDAMDADAALLRGEERVPYIRQALQGAEGPVLAVSDYMRQTPDQIAQWVEQDYSSLGADGFGLSDTREAARRHFGVDARSIVVAALAQLAKRGEVKAAAVKEAREKYGL from the coding sequence ATGACCGACCCCCACGCCATCCAGCCGAGCGAGCTCGACCAGCTCCCGGACCGCGACCCCGAGGAGACCGCCGAATGGCAGGCCTCCCTGGACGCCGTGGCCAGGGAGGCCGGGCCGCACCGCGCCGCATACCTGATGCGCCGCACGCTGGAGCGCGCCGAGGCGGGCGGCATCGCGCTGCCGAAGCTCCTCGAAACGGACTACGTCAACACCATCCCCACCTCCGCCGAGCCGGCCGTTCCCGGCGACCCGGAGATGGAGGCCCGGATCACCGCCTGGAACCGCTGGAACGCGGCCGCGATGGTGACCCGCGGCTCCAAGCACGGCGTCGGCGGCCACATCGCCACCTTCGCCTCCGCGGCCTGGCTGTACGAGACCGGCTTCAACCACTTCTTCAAGGGCAAGGAGTCCCCGGATGCCGCCGGCTCCGGCGACCAGCTGTACATCCAGGGCCACGCCTCCCCCGGCATCTACGCCCGCGCCTTCCTCGACGGCCGACTGACCGAACAGCACCTGGACAACTTCCGTCAGGAGGCCGGCGGCAACGGCCTGCCGTCCTATCCGCACCCGCGGCGCCTGCCCTGGCTGTGGGAGTTCCCCACCGTCTCCATGGGCCTCGGCCCGCTGTCGGCGATCTACCAGGCCCGGTTCAACCGCTACCTGACCAACCGCGGCATCAAGGACGTCTCCGCCTCCCACGTCTGGGCCTTCCTCGGCGACGGCGAGATGGACGAGCCGGAGTCGACGGCGGCCCTCGCGCTCGCCGCCCGGGAGCAGTTGGACAACCTCACCTTCGTCATCAACTGCAACCTGCAGCGCCTCGACGGCCCGGTCCGCGCCAACTTCAAGATCGTGCAGGAGCTGGAGGCCCAGTTCCGCGGTGCCGGCTGGAACGTCGTCAAGACCCTGTGGGGCTCCGCCTGGGACGAGCTCTTCCAGCTCGACACCACCGGCGCACTGGTACGCCGGCTGCGCGACGTACCGGACGCACAGATCCAGACGTACCAGACCCGCGACGCGGCTTACATCCGCCAGGACTTCTTCGGCGCCGATCCGGCGCTCGCCCAGATGGCGAAGCTGCTGAGCGACGACAAGATCATCGAGTGCTTCCACCTCTCGCGTGGCGGCCACGAAGTCCGCAAGGTCCACGCCGCGTACCGGGCCGCCGTCGAGCACAAGGGCGCGCCGACCGTGATCCTGGCCCAGACGGTCAAGGGCCACACCCTCGGTGAGGGCTTCGCGTCGAAGAACGCCAACCACCAGATGAAGAAGCTGACGGTGGACGAGTTCACGACCATGCGCGACCTGCTCGACCTGCCGATCAAGGACAGCGACTTCGCCGACGGCACGGTCCCCTACGGCCACCCGGGCGCCGACTCCCCCGAGGTCCGCTACCTCCAGGAACGCCGCGCGGCCCTCGGCGGCCCGGCCCCGGCCCGTCGTGTCCACCCGGTGGCCCCGCTCCCCGCCCCCGCTGAGAGGGCCTTCGCCTCCTTCGACAAGGGCTCCGGCTCCCAGAACGTGGCCACCACCATGGCCTTCGTCCGCCTGGTCAAGGACCTGGTCCGGGACAAGGAGACCGGCAGGCGCTGGGTGCCGATCGTCCCGGACGAGGCACGCACCTTCGGCATGGAGTCCCTGTTCCCGTCGCTCGGGATCTACTCCCCCAAGGGCCAGACGTACGAACCGGTCGACCGCGACCAGTTGATGTACTACAAGGAGGCCAAGAACGGCCAGATCCTCAACGAGGGGATCACCGAGGCCGGTTCCATGGCCGACTTCATCGCCGCTTCGACGTCGTACGCGACGCACGGCGAGGCGATGATCCCCTTCTACATCTTCTACTCGATGTTCGGCTGGCAACGCACGGCCGACCAGATGTGGCAGCTCGGCGACCAGCTCGGCCGCGGCTTCCTGATCGGCGCCACGGCCGGCCGTACGACCCTGACCGGCGAAGGCCTGCAGCACGCCGACGGCCACTCCCCCGTCATCGCGGCCACCAACCCGGCCGCCCTCACCTACGACCCCGCCTTCGCCTACGAGATCGCGGTGATCGTCCGTGAGGGCCTGCGCCGGATGTACGGCGAGGCCAAACCGGGCGAGGACCAGAACGTCTTCTACTACCTCACCGTCTACAACGAGCCGCTGCCGCAGCCCGCGAAGCCGCAGGGTCTCGGCGTCGACGAGGGCATCGTCAAGGGCCTCTACCGGTTCAACACGGCGGAGTCGGCGGGCGTGTCCCCGGTCGCCAACGCCCCGCGCATCCAGTTGCTGGGCTCCGGCACGGCGATCCACTGGGCGCTGGAGGCACAGCAACTGCTGGCCGAGGAGTGGGGTGTGGCCGCCGACGTGTGGTCCGCTACCTCCTGGTCCGAGCTGCGCCGGGACGCCATGGACGCCGACGCGGCCCTGTTGCGCGGCGAGGAGCGGGTGCCGTACATCCGGCAGGCGCTGCAAGGTGCCGAGGGTCCGGTCCTCGCGGTCTCCGACTACATGCGCCAGACGCCGGACCAGATCGCACAGTGGGTCGAGCAGGACTACTCCTCGCTGGGCGCCGACGGCTTCGGCCTTTCGGACACGCGTGAAGCTGCCCGCCGCCACTTCGGCGTGGACGCCCGGTCGATCGTCGTGGCGGCCCTGGCCCAGCTCGCCAAGCGCGGCGAGGTGAAGGCTGCGGCGGTGAAGGAGGCCCGGGAGAAGTACGGGCTGTAG